A segment of the Chryseobacterium scophthalmum genome:
TCTTATATCTTAAGAAATTTCAGAGATACAGGAATTCAGGTTGTTTCTCCGGTACCAAGTGGTGCTCCGGCTCCGGGAAGTCACAAAATGTTTGAAAAAAATCAAAATGCTGTAATCAACAGAGTGTTCGACAGAGACGATGCTCCGGTTAAAAGACCAGTAACAGCTTAATAAAAAATAGAAGTTAGAAACTAGAGGTTAGAAATTAGTCTTTTATCTTTTATCTATTTTCTCAAAGTCTTAATAAATATCAATTAAAAAAATAAAAAATACGATATGTCAATTTTAGAAATGAAAGTTCCTTCACCGGGAGAATCAATTACAGAAGTTGAAATTGCAACTTGGCTTGTAAAAGATGGTGATTATGTACAAAAAGATCAACCAATCGCTGAAGTAGATTCAGACAAGGCAACTTTAGAATTACCTGCAGAAGAAAGTGGTATTATCACTTTAAAAGCAGATGAAGGTGATGTGGTACAAGTAGGTCAGGTTGTTTGTTTAATTGATATGGCTGCAGCTAAACCGGAAGGTGCTGCTCCTGCTGCTGAAGCTCCAAAACAGGAAGAAGCTAAAGCTGCTGAACCTGCAAAAGTAGAAGCTCCAAAACCAGCTCCGGCTGCTCCTCAGTCTTACGCTACTGGTACTCCTTCTCCGGCTGCCAAGAAAATTCTTGACGAAAAAGGAATTGATGCTGCTCAGGTTTCAGGTTCTGGAAGAGACGGAAGAATCTCTAAATCTGATGCTGAATTAGCTGCTGTTCCTGCAATGGGAGGAAGCTCTTTAACAGCTACAGGTGCAAGATCTACTACAACAACTAAACTTTCAGTTCTTAGAAGAAAAATCGCTCAGAGATTAGTTTCTGTAAAGAACGAAACTGCAATGTTGACGACTTTCAACGAAGTTGACATGTCTGAGATTTTCAGATTAAGAAAGCAATATAAAGAAGAATTTGCTCAAAAACACGGAGTAGGACTTGGTTTCATGTCTTTCTTTACAAAAGCGGTTACAAGAGCATTACAAATGTATCCTGATGTAAATGCATCTATCGATGGAGATTTCAAAATCAACTATGATTTCTGCGATATTTCAATTGCGGTTTCAGGTCCTAAAGGATTGATGGTTCCGGTATTGAGAAATGCTGAAAACATGTCTTTCGCAAACGTTGAAGGAAACATCAAAGATTTGGCTATCA
Coding sequences within it:
- the odhB gene encoding 2-oxoglutarate dehydrogenase complex dihydrolipoyllysine-residue succinyltransferase — its product is MSILEMKVPSPGESITEVEIATWLVKDGDYVQKDQPIAEVDSDKATLELPAEESGIITLKADEGDVVQVGQVVCLIDMAAAKPEGAAPAAEAPKQEEAKAAEPAKVEAPKPAPAAPQSYATGTPSPAAKKILDEKGIDAAQVSGSGRDGRISKSDAELAAVPAMGGSSLTATGARSTTTTKLSVLRRKIAQRLVSVKNETAMLTTFNEVDMSEIFRLRKQYKEEFAQKHGVGLGFMSFFTKAVTRALQMYPDVNASIDGDFKINYDFCDISIAVSGPKGLMVPVLRNAENMSFANVEGNIKDLAIKVRDGKITVDEMTGGTFTITNGGTFGSMLSTPIINPPQSAILGMHNIIQRPVAVDGQVVIRPMMYVAMSYDHRIIDGKESVGFLVAVKEGIDNPVEILLGGDERKGLGL